A portion of the Bacteroides faecium genome contains these proteins:
- a CDS encoding ATP-binding protein, whose protein sequence is MEMNFRRYPIGIQNFEQLRNGNYVYVDKTSLVYKLANTNTTYFLSRPRRFGKSLLVSTLEAYFQGKKELFNGLAMETLEKEWTVYPVLHIDFSISKYTTSDMLTAVINRQLLLWEKLYSREEGDTTFSLRFEGVIRRAYEQTGKQVVILIDEYDSPMLDSNNNEEVQAEIRNIMRDFFSPLKGAGQYLRLLFLTGISKFSQMSIFSELNNLQNISMWDEFSAICGITEEELRSQLQFDIEQMAQANNETYEEACAHLKLQYDGYHFSENSEDIYNPFSLINAFAQKKYANFWFSTGTPTFLIDLLQESGFDIRDLDATTATAEQFDAPSNRITDPLPVLYQSGYLTIKGYDPNFQAYTLGYPNKEVRKGFIESLMPAYVHLPARENTFYVISFIKDLRVGKLNECLERMKSFFASIPNKLNNKEEKHYQTIFYLFFRLMGQYIDVEVDTAIGRADAVVKMQDAVYVFEFKVDGTPEEALAQINSKGYAIPYQTGNLKTIKVGVNFDSATRTIGDWKIE, encoded by the coding sequence ATGGAAATGAACTTCAGAAGATACCCGATAGGAATACAGAATTTCGAGCAGTTGCGCAATGGAAATTACGTATATGTAGATAAGACGTCCTTGGTTTATAAATTGGCGAATACCAATACAACTTATTTTCTGAGCCGTCCCCGACGTTTTGGGAAAAGTTTGCTAGTATCCACACTCGAAGCTTATTTCCAAGGAAAGAAAGAATTGTTCAACGGACTGGCAATGGAAACTCTGGAGAAAGAATGGACAGTGTATCCGGTGCTGCATATAGATTTCAGTATAAGTAAATATACTACTTCCGATATGCTGACTGCTGTAATTAACCGCCAATTACTCCTTTGGGAGAAATTATACAGTCGGGAAGAAGGAGATACGACTTTCAGTTTACGCTTTGAAGGGGTTATCCGCCGCGCTTATGAGCAGACGGGAAAGCAAGTAGTTATATTGATAGACGAATACGATTCGCCGATGCTGGACAGCAACAATAATGAAGAAGTTCAAGCGGAAATCCGGAATATAATGCGGGATTTTTTCAGTCCTCTCAAGGGAGCCGGGCAATATCTCCGTCTGTTGTTTCTGACAGGCATCAGCAAATTCAGCCAAATGAGTATTTTCAGCGAACTGAATAATCTGCAAAATATCAGCATGTGGGATGAATTTAGTGCGATTTGCGGCATCACAGAAGAAGAGTTGCGTTCCCAATTGCAATTTGATATCGAACAGATGGCTCAAGCCAACAACGAAACGTATGAAGAAGCTTGCGCACATTTAAAACTACAATATGACGGTTATCACTTCAGTGAAAACAGTGAAGATATCTACAATCCCTTTAGTTTAATCAATGCATTTGCGCAAAAGAAATATGCGAATTTCTGGTTTTCTACCGGCACGCCTACTTTCTTAATAGACCTTCTGCAAGAAAGCGGCTTTGACATCCGGGATTTGGATGCCACTACTGCCACAGCGGAACAGTTTGACGCTCCCAGCAATAGAATTACCGACCCGCTTCCGGTGCTCTACCAAAGCGGTTACCTCACAATAAAAGGCTACGACCCGAATTTTCAAGCCTACACATTGGGGTATCCCAACAAAGAGGTGAGAAAAGGTTTTATCGAGTCGCTCATGCCAGCTTATGTACATTTGCCTGCACGCGAGAATACATTTTATGTAATATCGTTCATCAAAGACTTACGTGTCGGGAAATTGAATGAATGTCTGGAAAGGATGAAATCTTTCTTCGCTTCCATCCCTAACAAACTAAACAATAAAGAAGAAAAACATTATCAGACTATCTTCTACCTGTTTTTCCGCCTGATGGGACAATATATAGATGTGGAAGTAGACACAGCCATCGGAAGAGCGGATGCAGTCGTGAAAATGCAAGATGCCGTTTACGTCTTTGAATTCAAAGTGGATGGTACACCGGAAGAGGCGTTGGCACAGATTAACAGTAAGGGGTATGCCATTCCTTATCAGACTGGAAACTTGAAAACAATTAAAGTCGGTGTCAATTTTGACAGTGCTACAAGAACCATAGGCGACTGGAAGATTGAATAA
- a CDS encoding DUF4091 domain-containing protein, giving the protein MKNSISLSIYALCMSAALCGCGQAQSGGTVRNQVMDPVTEIPEWLKVTVESALPSDSLNVWIPTGELATSSLIRVPRFPAPKHENDKQPSPFDIRPVDFSAIHSITGVRNEQQSFQLSVASVHELTGLSVRVEDLISEKGDTLDAGCVKVRYVRYVPVERARSEYTWTARQEDVYGQEVSGTGAPDVVADPLMELPAVDVPAYRAQPVWFTVEIPESAVPDIYRGKLVIHTDQYQEVALNLAVNVLAPALPAPENYSFFLDLWFNPNAVAVEKGVEAWSEEHWKQIDPYLEDLASRGAKTITTTIVPYPWKVDWLAGSQRSQTYMGYPAMITWLLDGSGKWSFDYTVFDRFVEACFKHGIDRRIDAFSLSPFNHKTDRREIVYRHKETNASDTLYYDQFAPEYKEVWKSFLRDFETHLTSKGWLNKTYLSFDESPHEVIESILDIVGDSAPVFLQQFSIAGRKEASSLAKSFSLFYSFLPEELTAGDEISTWLQERKKDPDKITNFYLCGDPAHPNTLTYSPAIEARMIPWLAAHYGLDGYLRWAYNSWSDKDPYSKPVFNFIQGDDYYIYPGENGPVSSIRWELLKEGIEDFELLKIVDSKQKKEAIDMAVRNRDGRQKTVTDFENARKLLLDTDIY; this is encoded by the coding sequence ATGAAAAATAGTATTAGTTTAAGTATATATGCGCTTTGTATGTCCGCTGCCTTGTGCGGCTGCGGACAGGCGCAGTCAGGAGGAACAGTCCGTAATCAGGTAATGGACCCCGTCACCGAAATTCCCGAATGGTTGAAAGTGACGGTGGAGTCGGCATTGCCTTCGGATTCATTGAATGTGTGGATACCTACCGGGGAGCTTGCGACATCGTCATTGATACGGGTCCCCAGGTTTCCTGCGCCCAAGCATGAAAATGACAAGCAGCCTTCACCGTTCGATATCCGGCCTGTCGACTTCTCGGCCATTCATTCAATCACGGGAGTGCGTAACGAACAGCAGTCTTTTCAACTGTCGGTTGCGTCGGTCCATGAACTTACCGGGCTTTCTGTCAGGGTGGAAGATTTAATCTCGGAAAAAGGGGATACGCTGGATGCCGGCTGCGTGAAAGTCAGGTATGTCCGTTATGTACCCGTGGAGCGTGCCCGTAGCGAATATACGTGGACTGCCCGCCAGGAAGATGTCTACGGGCAGGAAGTGAGTGGAACGGGGGCGCCGGATGTCGTAGCTGACCCTTTAATGGAATTGCCGGCGGTAGATGTGCCTGCTTACAGGGCGCAACCTGTCTGGTTCACGGTAGAAATACCGGAATCTGCCGTTCCCGATATTTATCGCGGGAAGCTTGTGATTCATACAGACCAGTATCAGGAAGTTGCCCTTAATCTGGCCGTGAATGTACTGGCTCCTGCATTACCGGCACCCGAAAATTATAGTTTCTTCCTGGATTTGTGGTTCAATCCCAACGCGGTGGCTGTGGAGAAAGGAGTGGAAGCATGGTCCGAGGAACATTGGAAACAGATAGACCCGTATCTGGAAGATTTGGCATCAAGAGGAGCGAAAACCATTACGACCACTATCGTGCCTTATCCCTGGAAAGTAGACTGGCTGGCGGGCAGTCAGCGTTCGCAGACTTATATGGGCTATCCCGCCATGATTACCTGGCTGTTGGACGGTTCGGGAAAGTGGAGCTTCGATTATACGGTCTTCGACCGCTTTGTGGAGGCTTGTTTCAAGCATGGGATTGACCGGCGTATTGATGCATTCTCGCTGTCTCCTTTCAATCATAAGACGGACCGTCGGGAGATTGTCTACCGTCATAAGGAGACGAATGCTTCGGATACATTGTATTACGACCAGTTTGCTCCTGAATATAAAGAGGTATGGAAATCCTTCTTGCGTGACTTCGAAACTCACCTGACTTCAAAGGGGTGGCTGAATAAAACTTATCTGAGTTTTGATGAAAGTCCGCACGAGGTGATTGAGTCGATTCTGGATATAGTGGGTGACAGCGCGCCTGTATTCTTGCAGCAATTTTCGATAGCAGGCAGGAAAGAGGCTTCTTCATTGGCAAAGTCGTTTTCACTGTTTTACTCCTTCTTGCCCGAAGAACTGACTGCGGGTGACGAAATCTCCACCTGGTTGCAGGAGAGGAAAAAAGACCCGGACAAGATAACGAACTTTTATTTGTGTGGCGACCCTGCGCATCCCAATACCCTGACCTATTCTCCCGCTATCGAAGCAAGGATGATACCCTGGCTGGCTGCCCATTACGGACTCGACGGATATTTACGGTGGGCATATAACAGTTGGTCGGATAAAGACCCGTACAGCAAACCAGTTTTCAACTTTATACAGGGGGATGATTATTATATTTATCCGGGGGAAAACGGCCCTGTCAGTTCCATACGCTGGGAATTACTGAAAGAGGGTATCGAAGACTTTGAATTACTCAAAATAGTGGATTCGAAACAGAAAAAAGAAGCGATTGACATGGCTGTGAGAAACCGGGACGGACGGCAGAAAACTGTTACGGATTTTGAGAATGCCAGAAAACTGCTGCTGGATACTGATATCTATTGA
- a CDS encoding RagB/SusD family nutrient uptake outer membrane protein — protein MKLIKNIGLLFLLCLTMPLVVSCVDLDENPPSDLSPQNFYTSESEYNAALTGIIKALYSDWSGFDYGYDLILASGAEDIRSDADLFKNFDRLVPNDRELVIHDFWMKCYQAVSNANTLISKLQNAKDVSAEKLDALEGQARFLRAFTYFYLVRFFGPVQVTTYENQNDIETVKQSTVAEVYDAILEDLGIAEVKLPPSFAEKGRPTRGAAKALLAKVYLTMTGWPLNDKSYYVLARDKAAEVMDEKYGYDLEDDFADLWKQSNKLKSKEFIFTFYGSVAEDGVAGGHMDLATRYFGNGEGGWGDYFSETRFFDAFPEGPRKDATFTSVFADGTTFTEAGVEPFIAKYRDGGRRVNTSSEGFRPMLRFADVLLIYAEAANYVNNGPDQAALDAFDRVYSRGRGESSPYTLRTSQNEFDRAVLEERAWEFACEGDRWHDLVRREMVVTANAERLPNVKETARLLPKPGTEIIPGILDQNEY, from the coding sequence ATGAAACTTATAAAAAATATAGGACTACTTTTCCTTTTGTGCCTGACAATGCCGTTGGTCGTTTCGTGCGTGGATTTGGACGAGAATCCGCCGTCAGACTTATCGCCACAAAACTTTTATACCTCGGAAAGCGAGTATAATGCCGCCTTGACGGGTATAATCAAAGCTCTTTACTCCGACTGGTCGGGATTCGATTATGGATATGACCTCATCCTGGCGTCCGGGGCAGAGGATATTCGTTCCGACGCAGACCTGTTTAAAAATTTCGACCGCTTGGTTCCCAATGACCGTGAACTTGTCATTCACGATTTCTGGATGAAATGCTATCAGGCTGTTTCCAATGCCAATACGTTGATTAGCAAACTTCAGAACGCGAAAGACGTTTCGGCGGAAAAACTGGATGCGCTTGAAGGACAGGCAAGATTCTTGCGGGCTTTCACCTATTTTTATCTGGTGCGCTTTTTCGGTCCTGTGCAGGTGACGACTTATGAGAATCAAAATGATATTGAAACCGTAAAACAGTCCACTGTGGCAGAAGTCTATGACGCCATTCTTGAAGACTTGGGGATAGCTGAAGTTAAACTACCCCCTTCATTTGCGGAGAAAGGCAGACCGACAAGAGGGGCGGCGAAGGCCCTGTTGGCAAAAGTGTATTTGACAATGACGGGCTGGCCGTTGAATGATAAGTCTTATTATGTGCTGGCCAGGGACAAGGCAGCGGAAGTAATGGATGAAAAATATGGGTATGACCTGGAAGACGATTTTGCCGATTTGTGGAAGCAGTCTAATAAATTGAAGTCAAAGGAGTTTATCTTCACTTTCTACGGTTCGGTTGCAGAAGACGGAGTGGCCGGAGGCCACATGGATTTGGCTACAAGATACTTTGGAAATGGCGAAGGCGGTTGGGGCGACTATTTCAGTGAAACCCGCTTCTTCGACGCTTTTCCTGAAGGACCCCGGAAGGATGCCACTTTCACTTCCGTATTTGCTGACGGTACGACTTTCACAGAAGCGGGCGTCGAACCTTTTATCGCCAAATATCGTGACGGCGGTCGCCGGGTGAATACTTCCAGTGAAGGTTTCCGTCCGATGTTGCGCTTTGCCGATGTTTTGCTGATTTATGCGGAAGCGGCTAACTATGTGAATAATGGCCCGGACCAGGCAGCGTTGGATGCATTCGACCGGGTATATAGCCGGGGACGAGGTGAAAGTTCTCCATATACGCTCCGGACATCGCAGAATGAGTTTGACAGGGCTGTTCTGGAGGAAAGAGCATGGGAGTTTGCTTGCGAAGGAGACAGGTGGCACGACCTTGTCAGAAGGGAAATGGTAGTCACGGCCAATGCGGAACGTTTGCCGAATGTGAAAGAAACTGCCAGGTTGCTGCCCAAGCCGGGCACGGAAATAATCCCGGGTATTCTCGACCAGAATGAGTATTAA
- a CDS encoding DUF4091 domain-containing protein, which produces MILTAMFCLLLAFPGCSSDEKDAPDVGGGQPPVEAPQTMKGSFESKYKRYAQRDKHEGQSSADKIVTQWRDTVWRNERVHTQLILWAEKNVQGISYQVNDLKCGSQTLPSSNIRLRFPTYVLGDAKALDCGMQTSRQSAYIADALSEQQVTQISSTDPTKVWVTIDVPKNTSPGLYEGSIDVKQEKTGEKLSFNIQLLVTDHTLPDVKDWTYHLDIWQFPFQLVTLCGKSGNEIEPFSPAYESLMSSFYKMLADAGQKAVTTYIKDGAFLEGQTMVDWNLNRDNTWSFDYTNFDKFVEFMFSLGINKQIDCFSLVGWNNSIGYFDIATSNYKTKKLPIGTDEYNEVWTAFLTSFRAHLTAKGWFDKTILFLDEARDEETRQVVNLIRQNGSDWKIGLAGSRIAADIENELYDYCTLLGYERASTNHISTFYTSCSQMFPNNYVSKETSPAEMVWMSWYAASKGLNGYLRWAFDYWLSSDPLNIQDGTNTAGDFHMIYRTDNTASSKAVASIRFEMLREGIQDYEKIKIVSAPALDAAVKSVDAASARTAEKTILNTQKILKQVSVN; this is translated from the coding sequence ATGATTTTAACTGCAATGTTCTGTTTGCTGCTCGCATTTCCGGGTTGTAGCAGTGACGAGAAAGATGCTCCGGACGTAGGTGGGGGACAACCGCCCGTAGAAGCGCCTCAAACCATGAAAGGCTCTTTTGAAAGTAAATATAAGCGATACGCGCAGAGAGATAAGCATGAAGGTCAGAGTTCTGCCGACAAGATTGTGACTCAATGGCGGGATACGGTCTGGAGAAACGAGCGTGTGCATACCCAACTTATTCTTTGGGCGGAAAAGAATGTGCAAGGAATAAGCTATCAGGTGAATGACTTGAAGTGTGGCTCACAGACGTTGCCTTCTTCAAATATTCGTTTGCGATTCCCTACCTATGTATTGGGGGATGCAAAAGCCTTGGATTGCGGTATGCAGACTTCGCGCCAGTCGGCATATATCGCCGATGCGCTGTCGGAACAGCAAGTAACTCAAATCTCTTCCACTGACCCGACAAAGGTGTGGGTGACGATTGACGTCCCTAAGAACACCTCACCCGGCTTGTATGAAGGGAGCATCGACGTGAAGCAGGAGAAAACAGGGGAAAAACTGTCTTTCAATATTCAGCTTCTTGTGACAGACCACACTTTGCCCGATGTCAAAGACTGGACGTATCATCTGGATATATGGCAATTCCCTTTTCAGTTGGTTACTTTGTGCGGGAAGAGTGGTAATGAGATAGAACCTTTCTCTCCGGCTTACGAATCTTTGATGTCTTCATTCTATAAGATGTTGGCAGATGCCGGTCAAAAGGCTGTTACGACCTACATTAAAGACGGTGCCTTTTTGGAAGGGCAAACGATGGTCGACTGGAACTTGAACAGGGATAACACGTGGAGTTTTGATTACACTAATTTTGATAAATTCGTGGAGTTCATGTTCTCTTTAGGAATTAATAAACAGATAGACTGTTTTTCTTTGGTCGGTTGGAACAATTCAATAGGGTATTTTGATATAGCGACTTCGAATTACAAAACTAAAAAACTGCCGATAGGGACAGATGAGTACAATGAAGTCTGGACAGCGTTTCTCACATCATTCCGTGCGCATCTGACTGCTAAAGGTTGGTTTGATAAAACAATTTTGTTTCTTGATGAGGCGCGTGACGAAGAAACCCGCCAAGTGGTGAATCTCATCAGGCAGAACGGCTCGGATTGGAAGATAGGACTGGCAGGAAGCCGTATTGCTGCTGATATAGAGAATGAACTCTATGATTATTGTACGCTTTTAGGATATGAAAGAGCCTCAACTAATCATATCTCAACTTTCTACACCAGTTGCTCGCAAATGTTTCCCAACAATTATGTATCCAAGGAAACATCCCCGGCAGAAATGGTATGGATGTCATGGTATGCTGCGTCAAAAGGATTGAATGGTTATCTCCGGTGGGCTTTTGATTATTGGTTGAGTTCTGACCCCCTGAATATACAGGATGGAACCAATACTGCCGGAGATTTCCATATGATATACCGTACGGATAACACGGCTTCAAGCAAGGCGGTAGCCAGCATACGTTTTGAGATGCTTCGCGAAGGTATCCAGGATTATGAGAAAATTAAAATAGTATCTGCTCCGGCTTTGGATGCTGCGGTAAAGAGTGTAGATGCAGCCAGTGCCCGAACAGCAGAAAAGACAATACTTAACACACAAAAAATCCTTAAACAAGTCTCGGTAAATTAA
- a CDS encoding sodium:solute symporter family protein, which translates to MTTLDIITIVLFSLGVVLVGLAFSRKGKSMQSFFAANGTMPWYMSGLSLFMGFFSAGTFVVWGSIAYSMGWVSITIQWTMAVAGFIVGVLIAPKWHKTGALTAAEYIHKRLGKSTQKIYTYLFLSISVFLTASFLYPVAKILEVSTGLPLNTCILLLGGLCILYVSAGGLWAVISTDVLQFVILTAAVIIVVPLSFDKINGVTALIEQVPDTFYNLLNDEYTFGFLIAFGIYNTIFLGGNWAYVQRYTCVKTQNDSRKVGYLFGALYIISPVLWMLPPMVYRVYDPSLSLLDAEGAYLMMCKEVLPNGLLGLMIGGMIFATTSALNSKLNIASGVITNDIFKNLRPKSSDRTLMYVARISTILFGVLSILIAMLIPKMGGVVNVVISLAALTGVPLYLPIIWTLFSKRQTSTSNITTTLLSLAVNGLFKFITPLMGFSLNRAEEMILGVTFPILCLAIFEIYYKAKNKESEKYQSYLVWNKENNARKLKEIEENESSEKAGNNFSKRVIGYGIFASGAGIAILGGMADNGQKLIITTGVVFALLGLLMTRNPKIIHKKGNS; encoded by the coding sequence ATGACTACTCTTGACATCATTACTATCGTACTATTTTCACTCGGAGTTGTTTTGGTCGGATTGGCTTTCTCCAGAAAAGGTAAAAGTATGCAATCTTTCTTTGCCGCCAACGGAACCATGCCGTGGTATATGAGCGGACTGTCCCTGTTTATGGGATTTTTCTCTGCCGGCACATTCGTCGTATGGGGTTCCATAGCTTATTCCATGGGCTGGGTTTCAATTACTATCCAATGGACAATGGCGGTCGCCGGTTTCATAGTGGGGGTGCTCATTGCTCCCAAATGGCATAAAACGGGGGCGCTCACAGCAGCAGAATACATACACAAAAGACTGGGCAAGTCTACGCAGAAGATATATACCTACCTGTTCTTATCTATCTCCGTGTTTCTCACTGCTTCTTTCCTCTATCCGGTCGCCAAAATATTAGAGGTTTCTACCGGTTTGCCTTTAAATACTTGTATTTTATTATTAGGCGGGCTATGCATTTTGTATGTGTCCGCAGGCGGATTATGGGCTGTGATTTCCACAGACGTACTTCAGTTCGTTATCCTGACGGCGGCGGTTATTATCGTAGTTCCTTTATCTTTCGACAAAATCAATGGAGTCACCGCTTTGATAGAACAAGTGCCCGACACATTCTATAATCTTCTGAATGATGAATATACTTTTGGCTTCCTGATAGCCTTTGGTATCTATAACACTATATTCCTGGGTGGAAACTGGGCATACGTACAGCGATATACCTGTGTCAAAACACAAAATGACTCCAGGAAGGTAGGTTATCTGTTCGGCGCTTTATACATCATCAGTCCGGTGTTATGGATGCTCCCGCCAATGGTTTACAGGGTATATGATCCTTCACTCTCATTGCTTGACGCAGAAGGCGCATATTTGATGATGTGCAAAGAAGTACTTCCGAACGGGCTTTTGGGATTGATGATCGGCGGTATGATTTTCGCAACCACCAGCGCGCTGAATTCAAAACTGAATATTGCTTCGGGAGTCATCACTAATGATATATTCAAAAACCTAAGACCGAAAAGTTCCGACCGTACGCTGATGTACGTTGCAAGAATCTCGACGATTCTTTTCGGAGTGCTCAGCATATTGATAGCCATGCTTATTCCTAAAATGGGGGGAGTTGTAAATGTGGTTATCAGCTTGGCGGCACTGACAGGTGTTCCTTTATATCTGCCTATCATTTGGACGCTATTCTCCAAAAGACAGACTTCGACCTCGAACATCACCACCACTTTATTAAGTTTAGCTGTCAATGGTTTATTCAAATTCATCACTCCGCTAATGGGCTTCTCTCTCAATCGTGCCGAGGAGATGATTCTTGGAGTTACTTTCCCAATCCTATGCCTGGCTATTTTCGAGATATATTATAAAGCGAAGAACAAGGAATCGGAAAAGTATCAATCTTACTTAGTATGGAATAAAGAGAACAATGCCCGGAAACTAAAAGAAATTGAAGAAAATGAATCGTCAGAAAAAGCGGGCAATAATTTCAGCAAACGGGTGATCGGTTATGGTATCTTCGCTTCCGGAGCCGGTATTGCGATACTGGGCGGCATGGCAGATAACGGTCAGAAACTTATCATCACAACGGGCGTCGTGTTTGCCCTGCTCGGATTGCTGATGACCAGGAATCCCAAAATCATTCATAAAAAGGGAAACTCCTGA
- a CDS encoding HU family DNA-binding protein — translation MSVYYDLYTSGNPQKHEEQQPLYARVIPSGTIDSKKFIEMVSKANGFSQATIEGCLQAITNELQHWLSQGWTVEVGELGHFSLSLKCERPVMEKKEIRSPSIHLNKVNLRINKKFRESLEPLQLERMESPYRSNNNLNEDECRTQLIQHINEQGCITRSDFMRLTGISRNKAIELLKEYQEEGIIRRYGGGKTVVYLKA, via the coding sequence ATGAGCGTCTATTACGATTTATACACAAGCGGAAATCCGCAAAAACACGAAGAGCAACAACCGCTTTATGCACGGGTCATTCCGTCAGGAACCATTGATTCCAAAAAGTTCATCGAAATGGTATCAAAAGCGAATGGGTTCAGCCAAGCAACCATAGAAGGTTGCCTGCAAGCTATCACTAATGAGTTACAACATTGGCTCTCCCAAGGTTGGACAGTAGAAGTAGGCGAACTAGGACATTTCTCCTTATCACTGAAATGCGAACGTCCGGTAATGGAGAAAAAGGAAATTCGTTCTCCTTCTATCCATTTGAATAAAGTGAACTTACGTATTAACAAAAAGTTCCGCGAAAGTCTGGAGCCTTTACAACTGGAACGTATGGAATCCCCCTACCGGTCTAATAACAACCTGAACGAAGATGAATGCCGTACCCAACTGATACAACATATAAACGAACAAGGTTGCATCACCCGTTCCGATTTCATGAGATTAACGGGAATCAGCCGGAACAAAGCAATTGAATTGCTCAAAGAGTATCAGGAAGAGGGAATTATCAGGAGATATGGCGGCGGCAAGACGGTAGTATATCTGAAAGCGTGA